One segment of Macrotis lagotis isolate mMagLag1 chromosome 1, bilby.v1.9.chrom.fasta, whole genome shotgun sequence DNA contains the following:
- the CES2 gene encoding cocaine esterase yields the protein MWQKSLLPKVLTLGVLGLLIQVPGYNADDLIRTTESGQIQGTQISIKGIDKGVNLFLGIPFAKPPVGALRFSPPQPVDSWSNVRDATSHPPMCLQDVTILANLSKVLKLNIPITVASEDCLYLNIYVPDHAKEGTRLPVMVWIHGGGFMTGSASMYDGSILSASQNVVVVAIQYRLGVLGFFSTGDAYASGNWGFLDQVAALKWVQKNIAHFGGDPGLVTIFGESAGGISVSSHILSPMSKGLFHRAIMESGVAILPGLISSSPEITTNVLANLSACERHSSASIVQCLKSKSEGEILAINKHFKIIPGVVDGQFLPKNPEELLAAREFHPVPSIIGINNHEYGWLIPSEMGTPGFKENMDKESIQSILLSPLMGIPPKIGHLMLEEYLRDIEKPEEYRAQFQEMMGDWIFVIPALKVAKYQHGPSSPVYFYEFQHRPSIFKDSKPDFVKADHGDELHFVFGTPLQGEATEEEKILSHRIMSYWATFARNGDPNGADLLHWPVYDQKEEYLQLNLQLSVGKNLKKDKLEFWTKTVPQKMKESQISEEELRVEL from the exons GATATAATGCTGATGACCTCATCAGGACCACTGAGTCTGGACAGATCCAAGGAACACAAATCAGTATTAAGGGAATTGACAAAGGTGTCAATTTGTTCCTGGGAATTCCTTTTGCCAAACCTCCTGTGGGGGCCCTGAGGTTTTCTCCTCCACAACCAGTGGATTCATGGAGCAATGTGAGAGATGCAACTTCTCACCCACCCAT GTGTTTGCAGGATGTCACTATCCTAGCAAATTTGTCAAAGGTCCTGAAATTAAACATTCCTATTACTGTCGCTTCTGAAGACTGCTTGTACCTCAATATCTATGTTCCTGACCATGCAAAAGAGGGAACCAGATTGCCA GTGATGGTATGGATCCATGGTGGTGGTTTCATGACAGGCTCTGCTTCCATGTATGATGGTTCAATATTGTCAGCCTCTCAGAATGTGGTAGTGGTCGCCATCCAGTACAGGCTGGGTGTCCTTGGCTTCTTCAG CACTGGAGATGCATATGCATCTGGCAACTGGGGTTTCCTGGATCAAGTGGCTGCCCTGAAGTGGGTCCAGAAGAACATTGCCCACTTTGGAGGAGATCCTGGCCTTGTGACTATCTTTGGCGAGTCCGCAGGGGGAATAAGTGTTTCCTCACAT ATCCTGTCCCCCATGTCCAAAGGCTTGTTCCACAGAGCAATCATGGAGAGCGGTGTGGCCATCCTCCCTGGCTTGATTTCTTCCAGCCCAGAAATAACTACAAAT GTTCTTGCCAATCTGTCTGCTTGTGAGAGACACAGCTCTGCCTCCATAGTTCAATGCCTTAAGAGCAAATCTGAAGGGGAGATCCTGGCCATTAACAAG CATTTCAAGATAATCCCTGGGGTAGTTGATGGACAGTTCCTCCCCAAAAATCCTGAAGAGCTTCTGGCTGCAAGAGAGTTCCACCCGGTCCCTTCCATCATTGGTATCAACAACCATGAATATGGTTGGCTTATTCCTTCT GAAATGGGCACACCTGGATTTAAGGAAAACATGGACAAAGAAAGTATCCAATCAATACTGCTGAGTCCATTGATG GGTATTCCTCCTAAGATTGGGCATTTGATGCTGGAAGAGTATTTAAGAGATATTGAGAAACCTGAAGAATATCGAGCTCAATTCCAGGAAATGATGGGGGATTGGATCTTTgttatccctgccctcaaagtgGCCAAATATCAACATG GTCCCAGCTCTCCAGTCTACTTTTATGAATTTCAACACCGACCAAGCATATTTAAGGACAGCAAGCCAGATTTTGTGAAAGCAGACCATGGTGATGAACTGCATTTTGTCTTTGGAACACCTC TTCAAGGCGAggcaacagaagaggaaaaaatcctGAGTCACAGGATCATGAGCTACTGGGCTACCTTTGCCCGTAATGG GGATCCAAATGGTGCAGACCTTTTGCACTGGCCTGTCTATGACCAGAAGGAAGAATACCTTCAGCTCAATCTGCAGTTGTCTGTGGGAAAGAACCTGAAGAAGGATAAGTTGGAGTTCTGGACTAAGACTGTGCCTCAGAAGATGAAGGAATCACAGATCTCAGAAGAAGAGCTCCGGGTGGAGTTGTGA